GGGCATCTCCTTTGTGCCCACCATTGTGTTCGAGAATGTGAGTACACCCAACTGCATAAACTGCATAACCCAATTACCAGATTCGACTAACGATTACCTATTCTTTTGATAGGACTTTGATCCCTACGACCAGCGGAGCATTCGCAACAATTTTGAAAGACACTTTTGCCGGCAGTATTTGaaaaagttcaacatcaaACTGCCCACTTGTTAGGCCATTTTATAAACTTATATGTAATGTACACTGAGTAATGTCACTGTTTCAATGTTCCAAGACCAATAAACAATAGTTATGTACAACCAGCTGAATAGTTTGATTTCTTGCTGACTCACTTTGggttaataaaaatgtacataGGTATATAATATATGAGCTTATCAGGCCCGTTTCTGTATACAGATCCTAATCAGGAAAACAGCTGTATCTCGGTCTAAAAACACGATTAAAAACCCGCTGCCCAGTGAGTTTTCCGTAATCAGTTGAGGCTTACATGGCTCTGGATTTTGGATGCCAGGGGGAAATGCTAGCTGCCACAGGGACGTCGACCAGGGGGGTTTAACTATTCTTAACAATTCTTTTATTTACATTGATTTGCCCAATAAATGCTTGATTTATTACTGAAAATAACTCTTAAACAGAGTGCCTTTTTCAAcacaaatcaatttgtttaaataaatataattttgaagCCCCCTTTTGACATTTTCTGACCACACCACTGGCGCTGTAAATTTGACGAAACGCAGTGACATCCACGCGCATTACAAGTCACGGCAGTATTTCAGTGTCGAGCGTTCGCTGGCGTTGAGGGTCCCAATATTCCAAGATCAGCTCGGGATTTAAGTGCATCCGAATCCGACATGAGGGCGGCTGTCTTTGTCTGTCTGCTGCTGGGatgggtgggcgtggctgcgcCAAGGGTAAGTGACCCAATTGAGCGATGAATCCGCATTGCGACGCTCGCTGATCGTGACATTGCAGCGTCTGCTTGGACCGCAAACTGACCGACTGGCCATcaccctgtactacgaagcATTGTGTCCCTACAGCATGGATTTCGTGGCCCTCCAACTGAAGCCTTCGATGGTGCGCCAGGATCGACTGCCGTTCACTGAACTCACGCTGATACCTTATGGAAATGCCAGGGTGGGTTTTACAAGAAAGCCAATCATTTTGAAGCAGTTTAAAGATAtagttattaatttttgataGCCTAAACTAGCTGTCTTAAAAAGCAGCTCCATTTGAAGTTTTATAGTGTCAATCAGCGTTAATCCGCACTTAAACTGCGCTTAATCCTCTTCAGACAGACGATGGCGGTCATGTGCAGTGCCAGCACGGAGTGATGGAGTGCGAACTGAACGCCTGGCACGGCTGCATACTGGAGCACCATGACATTGCCGAATCCCTCAAGCTGATTGCCTGCATGATGAGGGGCAAGAAGAACCGGCTGGATACTTGCGCGGATCACTATCACATCGACGTGGGCGATGTCAAATACTGCAAGGAATCGCGACCGGTCAACGACATTCTGACAAAGTACGGCGATGAAACGGCCAAAGTCTCGTTTTCGGGTGTGCCAGCCATATTTGTGGAACACGTGAGTTGCAATACAAAAAGTAGTAATGAAATCTAACTCGTAAGCTTTGTGGTTTTTAGGTTTATAGCCATGATCTATCTAGTAACATGACAGAGCATTTTGATGCAATTTTTTGCGCCAAGTATAAGGAAAAGTTCAACAAGCAGCTAAACAATTGTCCATAACTATGGTTCTAATgttgcaataaaaatgtttttacaacacacatatatgtattctGAGTTTGCTTTgtagtttaaacaaaaatgtttaattttcccGCCCAACAGTGGCGCCATCTATGACCAAATGGCGCTGCCAGACCTGTGCACTGTTGGTACtattttagtatttttcttaGCCGGTGGTATATTTCAACGGCGCAACGGTCCCACTTAACTATTTTCGCAACACGCGACGATAcgaattttccacatttcttTGTTGATTTCTGGAAAATCGCTGGATATAGACCGAATAGCCGACTGCAGACTGAGCACCAGGAAAACGCGCGAGATGAGCGAGACCATAAACACCGCGGCGCAGTTCCCGAGCTTCGAGAAGCCGACCGTGCAGTTCAATGAGAAGGGCTGGGGTCCCTGCGAGCTGCCCGATACGTTCAAGGATGTGCCTTACCAGCCTTTCAGCAAGAACGATCGTCTGGGCAAGATCTGCGACTGGACGAACACGTCCAACAACGACAAGAAGTACCAGAGTGAGTGCAATCCCACACAGAAACCCAGACCCACAAAAGACTAACCCGCCGAAAGTGAGGTTAGGTTGGTGTGTCGTGGCAAGATATTGTTGCTAACATATATTGGTGTTTTCATTCCATTTGGCAGACAAGTACGCCTCCAGCTTTGGCACGGGCAACCAGTACTCGTACTACCATGAGGAGGACGAGACGACCTTCCACCTAGTGGACACGGCACGCGTCCAGAAGCCGCCGCACCAGCGCGGCAGGTTCCGCAACATGAGGAACTCGCGTTCCGGTCGTGGCAGGAATGCCCGCGGTGGCCTCAATACCCACGGCATGACAACGCTCAGCGGCAAGAATGTGAAGGCCAGGGATCCGCGTCATGGTCGCGGCATGGGCAAGAAGTTCGGACATCGCGGACCACCGCCCAAGATGCGCGAATCTTCGGTGGCCGTGCGCGCCGATTGGGCATCCATCGAGGAGATGGACTTCCCGCGACTCATCAAGCTGTCGCTGCCCAACATCAAGGAGGGCGTCGATATTGTCACCTGTGGAACTTTGGAGTACTATGACAAGACCTACGACCGCATCAATGTGAAGAACGAGAAGCCGCTGCAGAAGATCGATCGCATCGTGCACACGGTGACCACCACAGACGATCCCGTCATTCGGCGTTTGTCCAAGACCGTTGGCAACGTCTTTGCCACGGACGCCATCCTGGCCACCATCATGTGCTCCACGCGATCGAACTACTCTTGGGATATTGTCATCGAGAAAGTTGGTATGTTTAATGAAATACGAAATCAGCGGAAGCGTTTTATCCAGAAATCAtcattttaaacttattttagGCGACAAGATCTTCATGGATAAGCGCGACCACACCGAGTTCGACCTGCTGACCGTGAACGAGAGCAGCGTGGAACCCCCGACCGACGACGACAGCTCGTGCAACTCCCCCCGCAACCTGGCCATCGAGGCCACATTCATCAATCACAACTTTAGCCAGCAGGTGCTGAAGACTGGCGACCAGGAACCCAAGTACAAGTTCGAGGAAAGCAACCCTTTCATCAGCGAGGACGAAGACATCCAAGTCGCCAGCGTTGGCTACCGCTACAAGAAGTGGGAGCTCGGTAGCGATATTGTAAGTGTTGCATAATCCAACTTTAAACCCCAATTGCCCCAAATCAGCTTATGTATTTAACAATTATGTCTTTTACCTGTAGGTCCTTGTGGCGCGTTGCGAGCACGATGGCGTCCTGCAAACGCCCAGCGGAGATTCGCAGTTCATGACTATCAAGGCACTCAACGAATGGGACTCGAAGTTGGCCAATGGCGTGGAATGGCGTCAAAAGTTGGACACGCAGCGCGGTGCTGTGCTGGCCAACGAGCTGAGGAACAACGCATGCAAGCTGGCCAAGTGGACTGTGCAGGCCGTCCTGGCCGGCTCCGATCAACTGAAGCTCGGCTACGTGTCGCGTATCAACCCGAGGGACCACTCGCGCCATGTCATCCTCGGCACGCAGCAGTTCAAGCCGCATGAGTTTGCCACTCAGATCAACCTGAGCATGGACAACGCCTGGGGAATCCTGCGTTGCATCATCGATCTGGTGATGAAGCAGAAGGACGGCAAATACCTAATCATGAAGGATCCCAACAAGCCGATCATTCGTCTGTACGACATCCCAGACAATACATTCGACTCCGATGACTCGGACGATGGCGAGGGCGATGACGAAGGTTTCCAGCAGGTCTACAACTACGCGCACAACAAGATTTAGACGCCACGCCCCCGCACTTCAGCATCCCTTCCAGTCTTGGGCTACAGCCACAACCCGCTAAGAATAACCACAACTGATGTCCCCGAAAGGAAAAGGCCATGTTATAGGCCCTAGCTTAAGCATTTGTATTCGATTTAAATTCAGCTATTTCCTAGTAAATCACAGAGGGCGAAACAAATCTTGGACTTTCCTTGGTCAAGGTTTAATGCAAATAATGGGTATGTTTATCACATTTACTGAAACAGCAGAGCGGCGTACGCAAATGCGTGAATCATATGCTGATTATGATAGTATAAGCTTACTGTGTACGTATTGCATTGTTTTAGTTTAGCTTCAAACATTGTTTGAGCTTTGACGTTGAAGGATGGACTTTCTCCGAGTATATCTATTCTTTCTGCTCCAGGCTCAACTGCTGGTGCACTTGGCTGAATCTGGTAATTCGTTTTGAGCATACTCCACACTGTATAAGTTATAGCATACAACgaaattcttttaaaaaatataaataacattaattCAGGCAATTATCAGCATAAATGTGTCACAAAATGTCTTAAATAATGgaatatttatgaatataaCAAATTCCTACTTGCGTCAGCGTTTCCGTCTTGTCTACCGGATGAGCAATGTACCCGACTATCCGAATGTTCACCACTTTTGCGCTTTCTGAAGCCCAAAAACATGACGCCAGCCGAGATGGAGGTGTTCAGCCAGAGACAGTGCGGCTATGACCCCAATGGCGGGGAATTAGTGTACAGAGTTTTTGTGTGCTGCCCGGCATGGGATTACGTTTTGCCAAATCACCGGATATGCGGACAAACACCAGCCGCTTATCGAGTTGCTAGAGGCGAAGAGGCGGAGCTCAACCAGATGCCTTGGATGGCCATGCTTTTATATGCGGAACTCTACATGCCGGCGTGGAATAGAAGACTTGTGTCCAGGTGCGCAGGATCCCTTATCACCAATCGCTACGTGCTGACCGCTGGCCATTGTCTAAAGAGATTGGGTTACGAACTCAGGAGGGTGCGCCTTGGCGAACATAACACCCTTAGCAATCCTGACTGCGTCACCGAGATGAATGGTAGATGGAAGTGCGCTGCAGCGCATCTGGAGATCGACGTGGAGTGGAGTATCAGGCATGAGGACTACATGGTCATCGATCAGAGGCCCTACAATGACATCGGCCTGCTGCGACTCAAATTCCCAGTGCGGTCAGTTGCAATTGACCACTCGTTCCATTTGTTCTATACACcatatacattttatacatttcGCATGTTTTCAGCTATACCGCTGCAATCAAACCCATTTGCATTGAGCTTGGCTATGCATTCTCGAATCCCTCCTTTGACAACTATACATTTCAAATAGCCGGCTGGGGACTGACTCTCTGGGAGGGCTATAGCAATGTGCTACTACGGGCCGATGTGACTGGTAGGAGAGCGGATAAGTGCTCACTGAGATTGGGATTGAGAGCGGACACCCAGATATGCGCCGGCAGCCTGGGAGGCAGTGACACCTGCAAGGGTGACTCCGGCAGTCCGCTGATGGCCACCATGGGTCGAGCTGACGAGGAATTCGTATATCTGGCCGGCATCACATCCTATGGCTACAATCAGTGCGGTTCCGGACCGGCAGCTTACACAAAGACATCAAAATTCCTGGAATGGATTCAATGGAACATGTGGGAACAGCatacttaaatatattaatcaaaAAGTGTGCCTCTGCGCCTAAAACCCAATAACTGAAATAATTTATGAGTGTTATCATAATTTTCAAGAAATAATGATGGGTATTTTCCCAGATTAAAAATGATTATATAAAATGGTTCGTTTTTATTAGAATATAATTAATTCTATTTAGTACCAGCTCGGATTCGCACGTCTGTTATGTTGCACGGGTCGAAAGTTTATATTTTGGCCCTTCTGCAAGCCTTTCTCTTGGCCAAGTTGGCTGAGTCTGGTAAGCATGGTTTAAAGTGACATCTGAAGGTGCTGTTTTCTGCTTAATAATATCCTTGCAGAGGCAGtcaaaaatgtgcaaaaatttAGTTATAAATAACTTTTTGGTTTAGTatctcaaatatttgcacagaaAGCAGTATAACAGATACAAAATCTTACGAATCGGGGCTTATTATTTGCAGCTATGTCAAGTTGCCCAAGAGATGAGAAATGCACCAGACTGGTCAGCTGCTCCCCGCTGATGCGGATCCTGAAGCCCACGGGCATGACTCAGGCGGAGAGGGATGTGTTTGCCCACAGGCAGTGTGGCCTGGACCCCCATGGAAGCGAGTTGCTGCATAAGATCTACGTTTGCTGTCCAGAGTTGGGTGACGTCCTGCCCAGCAACCAGAGCTGCGGACCAGCGCCGCCAGAGTTCCTAACTCCGAGTGGCGGACATGCAGTGCTCAACGAGTACCCGTGGTTGGCACTCTTGCTGTATGAGAATCGGCTATCCTTGACGTGGGATCAAGAAACGAGTTGTGTGGGCTCGCTGATCAACAGCCGCTATGTGCTGACTGCTGCCCACTGCGTGACCGGTGACTACTTGACCCACAAGGACCTGGTGGTGAAGAGTGTGCGCCTGGGCGAGCACAATAAGTCCACGAATCCCGGCTGCATCACGTTGGACAGCGGTCATCACCACTGCGCTCCGCCGCATCTGCAAGTGAATGTGGATCAAGTTATAGTGCATCACGGTTTCTTTTCGATGGGCACAACTGTCCTCAACGACATCGCGCTCCTCCGTCTGCAGTTTCCAGTTCGGTGGGTATAATCATCTTATGGTTGTCATCCTATGGCTCAACAAACTGGCTCTAGATACACGAAACAGATCCGACCCATTTGTCTAGTGGATGCGGACACCCACTTACAGGGCTTGCGAATCGCTAGCTGGGATGCAACTGGAGGCATTCAGACGGTGATCATGAGCACGATGAAGGAAAGGAATCCATATGATTGCCTGATTAGTTATCCCCACTTCCATCCCGTGTCCCAAATGTGCGCCAGTGGAGAGCGGAAAAGGGACACCTGTGTGGCCATGTCCGGCAGTCCGCTAATGGGCATCAAGGAACGTAATTTGCACGGATTCTTCTTTTTGGCAGGCATTTCCACATATGGACAACAGCCTTGCTATTCCCCTGGTGTTCCAGAGGTCTACACAAAAACTGGCTACTTTTTGGAGTGGATTAAGGCCAATTTGGGGCcctaatttcatttcaaattcaCTTTATCAGGTCAGCAAAGCATTCCTCAGTTTTATAGATAATTTGCCTAAATAGTGAGGATGAATAATGCTGACTCAGGCCTGTAAAGTCGCAAAATAAAACATCTTTAAAAAAGCATTAAATCATTACTTAAATCattgcaaaattatttataaaaataaaagcaatttattGACATCTGAATCATAAATTGCCTTTATAAACACATTACTTTATATTTCTTGATTGACTAAACAAATTTCATCAATGGaattcatttttatgttgttttaaTTACTGCTAATTATGTTATCAGCCAATTTAAGCTAGAATAATGATTAGGCATTAAAGAAAAAAGCTTCTAGGAAGTCCACCTACGGATTTGCCCAGTTCAGCTGCCCTAATATGTATGAAAACAACAGACGGGAAAAGACCAACCCATTCAAGTAGCTTTTGCCTGGCTTGAAAATGTAGATTGTAGATAGGTTCTATGATAACCTCTACGAATCACTTCCAATGCATCGGGAGAGAAACTGAAACCGGACAACTTGATTAGTATCAGCTCGTAGCCCGTAGCGACGAGATGGCTTCCACGGATCGCAAgtttctgctgctgtcgctggtGGTCAGCGCATTATCCGTGTTGCTCCAACGATCAGGTGGGTAAGCTGTCCTTACACCAAACAGTATCAATATCACTGATagaaaaactagaaaaactaaaaacttgAAGCTTGTGAAACAATAacattaaacaataaacataGAGGtgtgaatataaaatatataaaatttataaaatatcaataaatagTTCGTCGGACTACGAATTTCCgtagaaaatattattttgaagTCCATCAGTAATGGATTACTTCAGAACCGGTTAGACTGCATCGTAAACCGCGCTCTTCCCTTCCAGACGCGGCGCAGATCAGCTTCGGCAGCTGTACGCCCCAGCAGAGCGATGAGAGCGGCCAGTGCGTCCACATCACCAGCTGCCCCTACCTGGCCAACCTGCTGATGGTGGAGCCGAAGACTCCCGCCCAGCGTGTCCTGCTCACCAAGAGCCAGTGCGGCCTGGACAACCGGGTTGAGGGCCTGGTGAATCGCATCCTTGTCTGCTGTCCGCAGAGCAAGCGGGGCAATGGCGCGGACCTGGAAGCAACTCCTCCGCCGGCGGATGCACTGCAGCGGGGCGATGTGCTGCCTGGAAATGACGTCTGCGGCTTCCTCTTCGGTGATCGCATTTTCGGGGGCACCAACACGAGCATCTGGGAATTCCCATGGATGGTGTTGCTGCAGTACAAAAAACGTGAGTATATGGCGCATTCTAATCTCTTATAAGAAGGTTAGTGCACAAGGTGAGCTGTTATCATTCTATAATCACAATTTGGAATCAACTTGAAGATCAGTTTGTTAGTTTGATTTTCCAAGGATGGGATCATTAAAAAGATGATACTATTAAACAaacttatatataaataacaaaagtattatattattatcaAATCTCAATACAATAGTTACTAAATCTCCTTTCAGTTTTTTCTGAAACCTATTCCTTTAACTGCGGCGGCGCTTTGCTCAACTCCCGCTACGTCCTGACCGCCGGACACTGCCTGGCCAGTCGCGAGCTGGACAAATCCGGTGCCGTCCTGCACAGCGTTCGCCTGGGCGAGTGGGACACCCGTACCGATCCCGACTGCAGCACCCAGATGAATGGACAGCGCATCTGTGCGCCCAAACACATCGACATCGAGGTGGAGAAGGGCATCATCCACGAGCAGTTTGGCCCCAATTCCGTGGACCAGCGGAATGACATAGCGTTGGTGCGTCTCAAGCGGAGTGTCAGGTGCGTGGACCAGAGATCCCTCAAGATCTATTCCACTGACTTGGTTGTTGCTTGCCTTCCACAGCTACACCGACTACGTGCGTCCCATATGCCTGCCCACAGATAGTTTGGTGCAGAACAACTTCGTGGACTACGGCATGGATGTGGCCGGCTGGGGACTCACCGAGAACATGCAGCCCAGTGCCATCAAGCTGAAGATCACCGTTAACGTGTGGAACCTCACCAGTTGCCAGGACAAGTACTCCACGTTCAAGGTGAAACTGGACGAGACGCAGATGTGTGCCGGCGGGCAGATGGGCGTGGATACATGCGGTGGCGATTCCGGCGGTCCCCTGATGGTGCCCATATCCACAGGTGGCCGGGATGTCTTCTACATTGCCGGGGTCACCTCCTACGGCACAAAGCCCTGCGGACTCAAGGGTTGGCCCGGCGTCTATACCCGCACGGGAGCCTATATCGATTGGATTAAGCAGAAGTTGGAGCCATAATAAATGTAGATACATGCTAGCCATGTGAAAATCacaatgtatatattttgggGGTTGATCCATTCACAACATATCGCCAGTGTCAGGTTTGGCGAGCACAACCGGTTGCAGGTGAACAGCTTTTCACTCACTAGATCAGCGAATTCTAGTGGATTGCCCCATGTAGTTTCCGATATTCTAATGGAAAGTAGAGGAAAATCCCTCCAACTCAGCGTGCCATTTGCCTTAGTTGCAATATGCGTCTCACTCGACCAGTTAagtgatatacatatatccagaTATAGACTCATGTCAATCAAGCCGGAGAGCTTGTTTAGTATCACCTTGGATGCTGGAGAGTCGAGATGGCTTCTACGGACTGGATGTTTCTACTTTTGCCACTGGTGATCGGCGCATTTTCCGAATGGGTCCAACTTTCAGGTGGGTCAGCTGTTCTTGCCAGCCATAAAACAACTAGATttacacacattttttaaatattttaactgcctttaaaatgttaataactagcttaaaataattgcaatgAGCTAGATTACTTCAGTTTTCCAGCAATTGTGTAGATACCTTTGAAAAATATCTTGACCTTTTTGTATTGACTGAGAACCGGTAAGACTGCATCGCTTTCCACTTTCAGACGCGGCGCGGATTACCTTTGGTAGCTGTGCCCCCCAGGAGAGTGAGGAGCGTGGCCAGTGCATCCACATCACCAGCTGCCCCTTTCTCGCCGAATTGCTGACGACGGAGCCAAAGACTCCCGCCCAGCGTCTCCTCCTCTCCAAGAGTCAATGTGGAGTGGACAACCGAGCGGAGGGTCTGCTGAACAGCACCCTTGTCTGCTGTCCGCGTAGCAAGCGGATCGATAGCGAGGATACGGCGGAATCAACGCATCTGCCAGGAGGAAGAGATGAAGAGCAGCCGGGCAATGTGCTGCCTGGAAACGATGTCTGCGGTTTCCTCTTCGCCGATCGCATTTTTGGTGGAACCAACACGAGCATCTGGGAATTCCCGTGGATGGTGTTGCTGCAGTATAGAAAAGGTCAGTGGGGTGAGTAGGTATGAATACCTCTCTCTACTCATGGAATATTCGACCTATATTCATGGAATATTCTACCTATATTCATGGAATATTCTGTATAATTTAGCAAATGCCACATCTTCAAGTGCGTTTACTTTTCACTGCGGCGGCACTTTGCTGAACTCCCGCTACGTCCTGACCGCTGGTCACTGCCTGGCCAACCAAAAACTGGAGCAGGCCGGCGTCGTCCTGCACAGCGTTCGCCTGGGCGAGTGGGACACTCGTACGGATCCCGACTGCGCCACGCAGATGAATGGACAGCGCATCTGTGCACCGAATCACATCGACATCGAGGTGGAGAAGGGCATCGTACATGAACAGTATGTGCCCAATTCGGTGGACCAGCAGAACGACATTGCTTTGGTGCGTCTGAGAAGGAGTGTCAGGTGTGTGAATCTAAGAGTAGAGTATGCCACAACGTATTCATAATTGTTTATTCCATCGCCAGCTACACCGACTATGTGCGCCCCATTTGCCTGCCCACCGACGATCTGATCCGGAACCAGTTCGTGGACTACGGCATGGATGTGGCCGGCTGGGGACTCACTGAGAGCAGGCAGCCCAGTCCGACCAAGCTAAAGGTGGCCATGAAAGTTGTGAACCGAACGATATGCCAGGAGAAGTACAGCTCCTTCAAGGTGAAACTATATGACTCCCAGTTGTGTGCCGGCGGCATGAAGGGTATGGATACCTGCGAAGGCGATTCCGGCGGTCCTTTGATGGTGTCCATATCGACTGGCGGCCGGGATGTATTCCACATCGCTGGCATCACCTCCTACGGCACTAAGCAGTGCGGGATCGGCGGATGGCCCGGCGTTTATACCCGTACGGGTGCGTTCATCGATTGGATACAGCAGAGATTGGaggcataataaataaaattgctaGTTTATTCACATTTCTCGCATTGGCTAGCTTACAATATTACGTACATGGTGCTGATTGGGGGACGAGAGCGGGACTAACTAAGCTAAGTTCTAGTGGAATGCCTACAAGGATTCGCGTAGGCCAGCGTTCACATTTGTCGGAACAAaacattaattacaatttgttGGCTGGCctgacaacaacaaaaattaaaactcaCTGACATTACATGAGGCGGATCCGTTTATGCTTAGTTGCGCGCTATGTATAATTCAGCTTtacattgtttttctttcgttttgtttgtgtgAGCTAATAACCAATAATcttaacaaattttgtttAACTAAAAGGCTGTTTGCCAGCAATATGAGCTGAGAGAAATTCGAGATTCGAGGAAGGGGCTATAAAACGGTGACCCTTGCCGGGGGCCCAGATCAGACTCCCAAAACGCAAGCGGCAAAAGTCTTGTGGTTCTTCAGATAGGCACCATT
This genomic stretch from Drosophila yakuba strain Tai18E2 chromosome 3R, Prin_Dyak_Tai18E2_2.1, whole genome shotgun sequence harbors:
- the LOC6537909 gene encoding GILT-like protein 2 → MRAAVFVCLLLGWVGVAAPRRLLGPQTDRLAITLYYEALCPYSMDFVALQLKPSMVRQDRLPFTELTLIPYGNARTDDGGHVQCQHGVMECELNAWHGCILEHHDIAESLKLIACMMRGKKNRLDTCADHYHIDVGDVKYCKESRPVNDILTKYGDETAKVSFSGVPAIFVEHVYSHDLSSNMTEHFDAIFCAKYKEKFNKQLNNCP
- the LOC6537910 gene encoding eukaryotic translation initiation factor 3 subunit D-1; its protein translation is MSETINTAAQFPSFEKPTVQFNEKGWGPCELPDTFKDVPYQPFSKNDRLGKICDWTNTSNNDKKYQNKYASSFGTGNQYSYYHEEDETTFHLVDTARVQKPPHQRGRFRNMRNSRSGRGRNARGGLNTHGMTTLSGKNVKARDPRHGRGMGKKFGHRGPPPKMRESSVAVRADWASIEEMDFPRLIKLSLPNIKEGVDIVTCGTLEYYDKTYDRINVKNEKPLQKIDRIVHTVTTTDDPVIRRLSKTVGNVFATDAILATIMCSTRSNYSWDIVIEKVGDKIFMDKRDHTEFDLLTVNESSVEPPTDDDSSCNSPRNLAIEATFINHNFSQQVLKTGDQEPKYKFEESNPFISEDEDIQVASVGYRYKKWELGSDIVLVARCEHDGVLQTPSGDSQFMTIKALNEWDSKLANGVEWRQKLDTQRGAVLANELRNNACKLAKWTVQAVLAGSDQLKLGYVSRINPRDHSRHVILGTQQFKPHEFATQINLSMDNAWGILRCIIDLVMKQKDGKYLIMKDPNKPIIRLYDIPDNTFDSDDSDDGEGDDEGFQQVYNYAHNKI
- the LOC6537911 gene encoding spaetzle-processing enzyme; this encodes MDFLRVYLFFLLQAQLLVHLAESAFPSCLPDEQCTRLSECSPLLRFLKPKNMTPAEMEVFSQRQCGYDPNGGELVYRVFVCCPAWDYVLPNHRICGQTPAAYRVARGEEAELNQMPWMAMLLYAELYMPAWNRRLVSRCAGSLITNRYVLTAGHCLKRLGYELRRVRLGEHNTLSNPDCVTEMNGRWKCAAAHLEIDVEWSIRHEDYMVIDQRPYNDIGLLRLKFPVRYTAAIKPICIELGYAFSNPSFDNYTFQIAGWGLTLWEGYSNVLLRADVTGRRADKCSLRLGLRADTQICAGSLGGSDTCKGDSGSPLMATMGRADEEFVYLAGITSYGYNQCGSGPAAYTKTSKFLEWIQWNMWEQHT
- the LOC6537912 gene encoding spaetzle-processing enzyme; amino-acid sequence: MLHGSKVYILALLQAFLLAKLAESAMSSCPRDEKCTRLVSCSPLMRILKPTGMTQAERDVFAHRQCGLDPHGSELLHKIYVCCPELGDVLPSNQSCGPAPPEFLTPSGGHAVLNEYPWLALLLYENRLSLTWDQETSCVGSLINSRYVLTAAHCVTGDYLTHKDLVVKSVRLGEHNKSTNPGCITLDSGHHHCAPPHLQVNVDQVIVHHGFFSMGTTVLNDIALLRLQFPVRYTKQIRPICLVDADTHLQGLRIASWDATGGIQTVIMSTMKERNPYDCLISYPHFHPVSQMCASGERKRDTCVAMSGSPLMGIKERNLHGFFFLAGISTYGQQPCYSPGVPEVYTKTGYFLEWIKANLGP
- the LOC6537913 gene encoding spaetzle-processing enzyme, which gives rise to MASTDRKFLLLSLVVSALSVLLQRSDAAQISFGSCTPQQSDESGQCVHITSCPYLANLLMVEPKTPAQRVLLTKSQCGLDNRVEGLVNRILVCCPQSKRGNGADLEATPPPADALQRGDVLPGNDVCGFLFGDRIFGGTNTSIWEFPWMVLLQYKKLFSETYSFNCGGALLNSRYVLTAGHCLASRELDKSGAVLHSVRLGEWDTRTDPDCSTQMNGQRICAPKHIDIEVEKGIIHEQFGPNSVDQRNDIALVRLKRSVSYTDYVRPICLPTDSLVQNNFVDYGMDVAGWGLTENMQPSAIKLKITVNVWNLTSCQDKYSTFKVKLDETQMCAGGQMGVDTCGGDSGGPLMVPISTGGRDVFYIAGVTSYGTKPCGLKGWPGVYTRTGAYIDWIKQKLEP
- the LOC6537914 gene encoding spaetzle-processing enzyme isoform X1, with product MASTDWMFLLLPLVIGAFSEWVQLSDAARITFGSCAPQESEERGQCIHITSCPFLAELLTTEPKTPAQRLLLSKSQCGVDNRAEGLLNSTLVCCPRSKRIDSEDTAESTHLPGGRDEEQPGNVLPGNDVCGFLFADRIFGGTNTSIWEFPWMVLLQYRKGQWANATSSSAFTFHCGGTLLNSRYVLTAGHCLANQKLEQAGVVLHSVRLGEWDTRTDPDCATQMNGQRICAPNHIDIEVEKGIVHEQYVPNSVDQQNDIALVRLRRSVSYTDYVRPICLPTDDLIRNQFVDYGMDVAGWGLTESRQPSPTKLKVAMKVVNRTICQEKYSSFKVKLYDSQLCAGGMKGMDTCEGDSGGPLMVSISTGGRDVFHIAGITSYGTKQCGIGGWPGVYTRTGAFIDWIQQRLEA
- the LOC6537914 gene encoding spaetzle-processing enzyme isoform X2, encoding MASTDWMFLLLPLVIGAFSEWVQLSDAARITFGSCAPQESEERGQCIHITSCPFLAELLTTEPKTPAQRLLLSKSQCGVDNRAEGLLNSTLVCCPRSKRIDSEDTAESTHLPGGRDEEQPGNVLPGNDVCGFLFADRIFGGTNTSIWEFPWMVLLQYRKANATSSSAFTFHCGGTLLNSRYVLTAGHCLANQKLEQAGVVLHSVRLGEWDTRTDPDCATQMNGQRICAPNHIDIEVEKGIVHEQYVPNSVDQQNDIALVRLRRSVSYTDYVRPICLPTDDLIRNQFVDYGMDVAGWGLTESRQPSPTKLKVAMKVVNRTICQEKYSSFKVKLYDSQLCAGGMKGMDTCEGDSGGPLMVSISTGGRDVFHIAGITSYGTKQCGIGGWPGVYTRTGAFIDWIQQRLEA